The nucleotide window TTGATTGTCCTTGGTCGcataaaaatccgggtctgtTCCGGTTACTTACACCGGCTTGGCGTGGGACGGGTTTTGTAGCGGTTTCTAGTTACGCTTGCTTGCTAAGGATCGGATTGGTTGTCATCGAAGCCTTTTAATGAGATGCTAAGGCAAGGTGCTGTTTAGGCAGGGTCGGATCATAGAGAGAGAGGGCTGTTAGATGAGTGTGGTGTCAGTCAGGTCAGCGAATGTctaaagttagttgcgtccgaactTTGGTCGGTGTAATTTTCAATGTCGTCGATGTAATCAAGGAAGGACGATTGCCGGCGGTTTTCGCGAAAAAATCCTAGCGGAAACTGTttgcaacatttattttttattgttttccgcTTTGGCGGTcatcgcggtcgtatgaggagAAAGGGCGCAAAGGCTGTCAAATGTAaaacctaaaatcttagggttgtTGACGGCCGGAGTTTGAACGTCAAAGGACTTGATGTTAAGATCCAGTCTGTTCACGATCGTTGCGGATTTACTTGGGGAGAGCGTCAAGTTCCTTGTAGAGAAGAAGCGAGAAAGTTCGGAGAGATAATACGAGATGATGGAAACCGACTCTGGTGGGTGAGGGAGTTTCGAAATATGGCAGTTAAACAGTAACGGAGAGTGGACACCAACGCGGAACACCTTTTAATACTCcataatttaaagttttgatCTCGAAACAGTACGGATGATTGCTGACCGCTCAGGACCGTTCGATGTCCTCAAGTACCGTTGTAACCCTCAAACGGTGGTTTTTAATTTTGGCCATGTATTATCTGAGTGTTTATGATGCTAAGTGGTGTGGACTTTAGCCATGTTGCTGGTCTGCTGgactcaggtggtgagtgaagcaGAGTCTCTGGGGAaaggagagttatcggacgataagaCCCCCGTTGGTTGGCGCGTCTCCCCAAGTTTCAATAGTAGGACCACTCTGCgtctttccacacatcgggcagttgaagagtggtcagcgacagTTTGAGGACTACACATCCGGTTCTATGTTTTCGGTATTGACTGAGATTTTATTCGGCCGAAATATTAGCCCGCTGATCTAACGCTGTTTCGATCGGTAAGTTTTAGGTTCCGGAGGACCTTCTGCATATCCGCTATGGGTACCAAGGAATACCGAaccttttcaaaataaatcatGAATAAGTGgttcttccaaaaaaatcacaaaaaaatgctTCTTTCAGACTTGCAAGTGGCTACAAGCCCTTAAGAGACACGCGAGTATCTCCTTGACTGAAAATGTAGTtcgtaataatttaaaattttttatttatcaaatatacatcatttttgttttttggccaTTTCTATACATGTATTCTCAGTCATGTTAAATAGTTCCGTTGGAAGTTCTCTATCTTCTCCAGCACAGACACGGTCAGTTCATTAATATATTCCTTTGCTTGCGTCTCTCTCGCAACAAAATCGGGTAAACTACGCTTGCTGACATAATGATTCGGCAAATTAacctaaaaatgttttaaatgagTAAGCGAAAATTCCGTCAACGCAAAATACGTACCTTATGTCGGGCAATCGATTTGAGAATAAGCCAGAGCACGTAAAAACTGAACCAGACCGTGAAATACAGCGGTATGTACCACAATTTGCGACCAATATAAAAGTAACTGTACTTCTTGACACGTGGCTCTGGTGGCGGTTCCGGTGGTGGCATTTCTGTAGTAACTGGCGGCAGCGTGGGTGGTGGTGGATGATCGtggtgatggtgatgatgatCATCATAAATGATTTCAGGATAATGCGGGTAGTAATGTGGATATGAGGGAAAATGATCATGAAAACCAAAAGAATGATCATGTGGATATGAATGCATAGGTGCTTCATCGGGCTGTTGTTCCACCCAACCGGGTGGTGGTGTAGGATACTCGGTGTCATCAACGGGTGGTGGATGATCCTGATCATGATCATGGCCATGGTCTTTAAAGAACAATGTATAATAGatattcatacacacatacaagtaaatGTAAATCTGCGACGGGATACTTACCATCTGCGCCCATATCATCGCCGCCAGTATTATCTTTACCACTCACGTCTTTATCTCCATCGCCCATAGCACTGGCCGGCAGCACGCCAATTGTGTCATCGGAGTCGGCATCAGCGGCTGGCGCTTTCGCATCGTCGGCATCCTTTCCTGCTGGCGGTAGATTGTCGGGATTTGTAGGTCCCGGATATTTATAACCGCTATCATTACTGCTGGCTGTGGCTAAATTGACGTTCGGCGGTAACGGTCCCGATGGCGCTGCAGCGTAACTATTCACATTGCTTGAGGGTAAGGCGGTTTTGGGGTCTTGGTAAGGCGATGAATAATGTGAATTTACGTTCGGTGGAAATGTGTAGATATTTTCCGGCGGTTTGTAGGTTTGTTGCACAATTTGAGAAGCCGCTGccactttgttgctgttgccagcATTGAAAGACTGTGCGTGATTGTGCTTATGCTGCTTGAATTGACCAGCTGCGGTTGCTTCACCCGGCGTGAAGCGGTCAGTAAATGGAGCTGAAAGAATGTGCAATTTTATCGCAaaagtttaaacttttttccaatttatatattttataaaacatgTGTATCAAAAAGCTCGGAACTACAGAACTTACTTATTAGAAAGCCAACTGACTGAACCCATCTTGAGTTCTAAAGACTCAACGTCAATTTTAATTGTACTATTTACCTATCTAACTATTTGCGACCTATACATCATTGAGACTTTAAGACTTGATTTGAGTTTTCAGAAACCGTTTTTGATCTATCAATCTATTTTAAATTAGTCAGACTTTCACTAAATACTGAGCAGTTctttgaaactttgaattttgaTGCAGTACAGTACATTTATATAAAGGGAttgtccagaaagtaataggactgattttatTCTGCCGCGATTGTACTTCGGAGCATGCATGCACCgcctggattcggt belongs to Bactrocera dorsalis isolate Fly_Bdor chromosome 1, ASM2337382v1, whole genome shotgun sequence and includes:
- the LOC105222284 gene encoding uncharacterized protein LOC105222284 encodes the protein MFQWHRHFSKVLILLLGSACLSQQLAHPQGYAQVQHSGSDSANNEGPKIFKALNMDLIYPRTFNTSDNVVSTTETTIRPSEPTAQSQQRLAPTYVQEAQEYAAEQPILYVTPPAAGLKVDGSNIEINSPHTEAATIMHANHNPVFTVDNEQQQSEAYDMPAASTLAEPAPALQEYASTGRAIDYNRPTYNFNQLMTPLIKSPPLPAPAVREKPVTSNIGKIIYPQAFNQRRPPNEAEINKLSGKAPFTDRFTPGEATAAGQFKQHKHNHAQSFNAGNSNKVAAASQIVQQTYKPPENIYTFPPNVNSHYSSPYQDPKTALPSSNVNSYAAAPSGPLPPNVNLATASSNDSGYKYPGPTNPDNLPPAGKDADDAKAPAADADSDDTIGVLPASAMGDGDKDVSGKDNTGGDDMGADDHGHDHDQDHPPPVDDTEYPTPPPGWVEQQPDEAPMHSYPHDHSFGFHDHFPSYPHYYPHYPEIIYDDHHHHHHDHPPPPTLPPVTTEMPPPEPPPEPRVKKYSYFYIGRKLWYIPLYFTVWFSFYVLWLILKSIARHKVNLPNHYVSKRSLPDFVARETQAKEYINELTVSVLEKIENFQRNYLT